One genomic window of Solanum dulcamara chromosome 12, daSolDulc1.2, whole genome shotgun sequence includes the following:
- the LOC129876721 gene encoding LOW QUALITY PROTEIN: external alternative NAD(P)H-ubiquinone oxidoreductase B1, mitochondrial-like (The sequence of the model RefSeq protein was modified relative to this genomic sequence to represent the inferred CDS: deleted 1 base in 1 codon), with protein sequence MRGFTYLRKVLHSPSSYSKLLVLCSVSTGGLLVYAESNVQSDKKVVEKNQPESKKKRVVVLGTGWGGTSFLKDLDISSYDVQVVSPRNYFAFTPLLPSVTCGTVEARSIVEPVRNIIKKRSGEIQFWEAECLKIDPENHKVFCRSGINDNLAGHNDFSLEYDYLLIAVGAQVNTFNTPGVMEHCHFLKEVEDAQKIRRTVIDCFEKSVIPGLSEEERRTNLHFVIVGGGPTGVEFAAELHDYVYEDLVNIYPSVKDFVKITVIQSGDHILNTFDERISSFAEQKFQRDGIEVSTGCRVISVSDQFINVKVKSTGQHVEVPYGMVVWSTGVGTRPFVKDFMEQVGQEKRRILATDEWLRVKSCSNVYAIGDCASVDQRKVMEDISAIFKAADKDDSGTLTTEEFRDVLEDIIIRYPQVDLYLKNKHLFEAKDLFRDSEGNEREEVDIEGFKLALSHVDSQMKSLPATAQVAAQQGAYLARCLNRWDQCKSNPEGPRRFKSSGRHEFLPFEYRHLGQFAPLGGDQAAAELPGDWVSMGHSTQWLWYSVYASKQVSWRTRYLVVGDWVRRYIFGRDSSRI encoded by the exons atGAGGGGTTTCacatatttaagaaaagttCTTCACAGCCCTTCTTCTTATTCTAAACTTCTGGTTCTCTGTTCTGTCAG TACTGGAGGTCTATTGGTATATGCAGAATCGAATGTACAGAGTGATAAAAAAGTTGTTGAGAAGAATCAACCAGAGTCGAAGAAGAAGAGAGTAGTGGTACTTGGAACAGGATGGGGTGGTACCAGCTTCCTAAAAGATCTTGATATTTCTTCCTACGATGTTCAAGTGGTTTCCCCGCGGAACTATTTTGCGTTTACACCACTCTTACCTAGTGTTACATGTGGAACAGTTGAGGCACGAAGCATAGTAGAGCCGGTTCGGAACATAATAAAGAAG AGAAGTGGAGAAATTCAATTCTGGGAAGCAGAATGCCTAAAGATTGATCCAGAAAACCACAAAGTATTTTGCCGTTCTGGTATCAACGATAATTTGGCGGGACATAATGATTTCTCCCTAGAATATGACTATTTGCTTATCGCAGTAGGAGCTCAAGTGAATACTTTTAACACGCCAGGTGTTATGGAACATTGCCATTTTCTAAAG GAGGTCGAAGATGCTCAAAAGATTCGGAGGACAGTAATCGATTGTTTTGAAAAATCTGTCATTCCTGGCCTAAGTGAAGAAGAGCGAAGAACCAACCTCCATTTTGTTATAGTTGGCGGGGGTCCTACTGGAGTGGAATTTGCTGCTGAGCTACATGACTATGTTTATGAGGATTTGGTAAAT ATATACCCTTCAGTTAAGGATTTTGTGAAGATAACAGTTATCCAGTCCGGAGATCATATCCTCAACAC ATTTGATGAAAGAATAAGCTCATTTGCTGAACAGAAATTTCAAAGAGATGGAATTGAGGTTTCAACAGGTTGCCGTGTCATTAGTGTTTCTGATCAGTTCATCAACGTGAAAGTAAAATCTACAGGACAACACGTTGAAGTACCCTATGGGATGGTTGTATggtcaactggagttggtacccgCCCATTTGTGAAGGATTTCATGGAACAAGTTGGCCAG GAAAAAAGACGTATTCTAGCAACTGATGAATGGTTGCGAGTAAAGAGCTGTAGTAACGTGTACGCAATAGGTGATTGTGCATCTGTAGATCAACGCAAAGTAATG GAAGATATTTCAGCCATTTTTAAAGCTGCGGATAAGGATGATTCTGGAACATTAACCACCGAGGAATTCCGAGATGTTTTGGAAGACATAATTATCCGTTATCCTCAAGTGGACTTATATCTGAAGAACAAACATTTGTTCGAGGCAAAAGACTTATTCAGGGATTCAGAGGGAAATGAAAGAGAGGAGGTAGATATTGAAGGTTTTAAGTTGGCCCTTTCTCATGTAGATTCACAGATGAAAAGTCTACCTGCCACTGCTCAG GTTGCTGCTCAACAAGGTGCATATCTTGCTAGATGCTTAAACCGCTGGGATCAATGCAAAAGTAATCCTGAAGGACCTCGCCGTTTTAAAAGTTCTGGACGTCATGAATTTCTACCCTTCGA GTATCGCCATTTAGGGCAATTCGCCCCGTTAGGTGGAGATCAAGCAGCAGCAGAACTTCCTGGGGACTGGGTTTCTATGGGCCATAGCACACAGTGGCTGTGGTACTCTGTGTATGCAAG CAAGCAAGTTAGCTGGCGCACGAGGTACTTAGTGGTTGGTGATTGGGTAAGAAGATACATTTTCGGAAGAGATTCAAGCCGGATTTGA